From Rhodococcus antarcticus, the proteins below share one genomic window:
- a CDS encoding RNA-binding protein, with protein sequence MSEVVDAVEHLVRGIVANPDEVRVEMVTGRRGRTIEVHVHPEDLGKVIGRGGRTATALRTLVAGVGGRGVRVDVVDTDG encoded by the coding sequence GTGAGCGAGGTCGTCGACGCCGTGGAGCACCTGGTCCGCGGCATCGTCGCCAACCCGGACGAGGTCCGGGTGGAGATGGTCACCGGTCGTCGGGGTCGCACCATCGAGGTCCACGTGCACCCCGAGGACCTCGGCAAGGTGATCGGCCGTGGTGGTCGCACCGCCACGGCTCTGCGCACCCTGGTCGCCGGTGTCGGTGGCCGTGGGGTGCGGGTCGACGTGGTCGACACGGACGGCTAG
- the rimM gene encoding ribosome maturation factor RimM (Essential for efficient processing of 16S rRNA), producing MELVTGRVARSHGVHGELVVDVRTDDPEDRFAVGTVLHARRPRERETTDHEVTAVRSHSGRLLVRLAGVDDRATADGLRGLLFVVDHSELPPSADPDEFYDHELVGLRVELTDGTEVGTVLDVLHGAAGELLSVRPTGRSEGEHLVPFVAAIVTSVDRTTGTVVIDPPDGLLEP from the coding sequence GTGGAGCTCGTCACCGGGCGCGTCGCGCGCTCGCACGGCGTCCACGGCGAGCTCGTCGTCGACGTCCGCACGGACGACCCCGAGGACCGCTTCGCCGTGGGCACCGTCCTGCACGCCCGCCGACCGCGGGAGCGCGAGACCACCGACCACGAGGTCACGGCCGTCCGGAGCCACTCCGGGCGGCTCCTCGTGCGGCTGGCCGGTGTCGACGACCGGGCCACGGCGGACGGGCTGCGCGGGCTGCTGTTCGTCGTCGACCACTCCGAGCTCCCGCCCTCGGCGGACCCGGACGAGTTCTACGACCACGAGCTCGTGGGCCTGCGGGTCGAGCTCACCGACGGCACGGAGGTCGGCACGGTCCTCGACGTGCTGCACGGTGCCGCCGGGGAGCTGCTCTCCGTGCGACCGACCGGCCGGTCCGAGGGCGAGCACCTCGTCCCCTTCGTCGCGGCCATCGTCACGTCGGTCGACCGCACGACGGGCACGGTCGTCATCGACCCGCCCGACGGCCTGCTGGAACCCTGA
- the trmD gene encoding tRNA (guanosine(37)-N1)-methyltransferase TrmD — translation MQLDVVTIFPEYLEPLRAALLGRAAERGLVRVGVHDLRRWTHDVHQAVDDSPYGGGPGMVMKATVWGDALDEVCAGDPAPLVVVPSPAGEPFTQALAHEWAAETRIVFACGRYEGIDQRVLDDAARRHRVREVSLGDYVLIGGEAAVLVMVEAVVRLLPGVLGNAASHEQDSFSDGLLEGPAYTRPETWRGLAVPEVLRSGDHARIAAWRRAESLLRTAARRPDLLAGVELDDRDRAVLAEAGSADDPASGTLDQLPGAPAPR, via the coding sequence GTGCAGCTCGACGTCGTCACGATCTTCCCGGAGTACCTCGAGCCGCTGCGCGCAGCGCTTCTCGGCCGGGCCGCCGAGCGCGGACTGGTGCGGGTGGGCGTGCACGACCTGCGTCGCTGGACCCACGACGTGCACCAGGCCGTCGACGACTCGCCGTACGGCGGTGGCCCCGGGATGGTCATGAAGGCCACCGTGTGGGGCGACGCGCTCGACGAGGTGTGCGCGGGTGACCCGGCTCCGCTGGTGGTGGTACCGAGCCCGGCGGGGGAGCCGTTCACCCAGGCTCTGGCCCACGAGTGGGCGGCCGAGACCCGCATCGTCTTCGCGTGCGGGCGCTACGAGGGCATCGACCAGCGGGTGCTCGACGACGCCGCCCGCCGCCACCGGGTGCGCGAGGTGTCCCTGGGCGACTACGTGCTCATCGGCGGCGAGGCCGCGGTGCTCGTCATGGTCGAGGCCGTGGTCCGGCTGCTGCCCGGGGTGCTGGGCAACGCCGCCTCCCACGAGCAGGACTCGTTCTCCGACGGGCTGCTGGAGGGCCCGGCCTACACGCGCCCGGAGACCTGGCGTGGCCTCGCCGTGCCCGAGGTGCTGCGCAGCGGGGACCACGCCCGGATCGCGGCCTGGCGCCGGGCCGAGTCGCTGCTGCGGACGGCGGCGCGCCGCCCCGACCTGCTCGCCGGGGTGGAGCTGGACGACCGCGATCGCGCAGTGCTGGCCGAGGCAGGTTCTGCCGACGACCCCGCGTCTGGCACACTGGACCAGTTGCCTGGGGCGCCCGCGCCCCGGTGA
- the rplS gene encoding 50S ribosomal protein L19: MNTLDALDNQSLRSDIPDFRPGDTLNVHVRVIEGTRERVQVFKGVVIRRQGGGVRETFTVRKVSFGVGVERTFPLHTPNISVIEVATRGDVRRAKLYYLRDLRGKAAKIKEKR; the protein is encoded by the coding sequence ATGAACACCCTGGACGCCCTGGACAACCAGTCGCTGCGCAGCGACATCCCCGACTTCCGCCCCGGTGACACCCTCAACGTGCACGTGCGCGTCATCGAGGGCACCCGTGAGCGCGTGCAGGTCTTCAAGGGCGTCGTGATCCGTCGCCAGGGTGGCGGCGTGCGCGAGACCTTCACCGTCCGCAAGGTCTCCTTCGGCGTCGGCGTCGAGCGCACCTTCCCCCTGCACACCCCGAACATCTCGGTCATCGAGGTCGCGACCCGGGGCGACGTCCGCCGCGCCAAGCTCTACTACCTGCGCGACCTGCGCGGCAAGGCCGCCAAGATCAAGGAGAAGCGCTGA
- a CDS encoding ribonuclease HII: protein MSRTWPPRVVVRSAAGLRTLESTLQRSGLGPVAGADEAGRGACAGPLVVAACVLPPRPVPALEGLTDSKLLRESERERLFPLVLRHAVASCVVVVPAQEVDALGIHVVNIEGMRRAVAGLSVAPGYVLLDGFRVPGLPAPSLPVIGGDAAAACIAAASVLAKVTRDRIMVVMDTEVPGYELAVHKGYSTPAHLAALARLGPSRQHRFSYVNVRTAAARADAARGAPLHADRARAS from the coding sequence GTGAGCCGCACCTGGCCGCCCCGTGTCGTGGTCCGCTCGGCGGCGGGTCTGCGCACCCTCGAGTCCACCCTGCAGCGCAGCGGGCTCGGACCCGTCGCCGGTGCCGACGAGGCGGGCCGCGGGGCGTGCGCGGGGCCGCTCGTGGTGGCTGCGTGCGTGCTGCCGCCCCGGCCCGTGCCCGCGCTGGAGGGCCTCACCGACTCCAAGCTGCTTCGCGAGTCCGAGCGCGAGAGGCTGTTCCCCCTGGTGCTGCGGCACGCCGTGGCCAGCTGCGTCGTGGTGGTGCCGGCGCAGGAGGTCGACGCCCTGGGCATCCACGTGGTGAACATCGAGGGCATGCGCCGCGCGGTCGCCGGGCTGTCCGTGGCGCCCGGCTACGTGCTGCTCGACGGGTTCCGGGTGCCCGGCCTGCCCGCGCCCTCGCTGCCCGTCATCGGCGGCGACGCCGCCGCCGCCTGCATCGCCGCCGCGAGCGTGCTGGCCAAGGTGACCCGCGACCGGATCATGGTGGTGATGGACACCGAGGTGCCCGGCTACGAGCTGGCGGTGCACAAGGGGTACTCCACCCCGGCGCACCTGGCGGCGCTGGCCCGGCTGGGTCCGAGCCGCCAGCACCGGTTCTCCTACGTGAACGTGCGCACGGCGGCAGCCCGTGCGGATGCAGCGCGCGGGGCCCCGCTCCACGCCGACCGGGCCCGCGCGTCCTGA
- the ilvD gene encoding dihydroxy-acid dehydratase: MQRAGPRSTPTGPARPELTGCGPTLAHVSDSSAAPDIKPRSRVVTDGIEATTSRGMLRAVGMGDDDWVKPQIGIASSWNEITPCNLSLDRLAKAAKEGVHSGGGYPLQFGTISVSDGISMGHEGMHFSLVSREVIADSVETVMMAERLDGSVLLAGCDKSLPGMLMAAARLDLASVFLYAGTIAPGWVKLSDGTEKDVTIIDSFEAVGACKAGTMSLDDLGRIERAICPGEGACGGMYTANTMASVAEALGMSLPGSASPPSADRRRDNFAHLSGEAVVEMLRRGITARDILTKPAFENAIAVAMALGGSTNVVLHLLAIAREAEVDLTLEDFNRIGDKVPHIGNLKPFGRFVMNDVDRNGGIPVVMRALLDAGLLHGDALTVTGRTVAENLALINPPDPDGSVLRKLSDPIHATGGISILTGSLAPEGAVVKTAGFDLDVFEGPARVFERERAAMDALTAGEIQAGDVVVIRYEGPKGGPGMREMLAITAAIKGAGLGKDVLLLTDGRFSGGTTGLCIGHVAPEAADGGPIALVQDGDRVRVVVADRTIDLLVDDAELDRRREGWAPLPPRYTRGVLAKYAALVGSAAHGAVTG; encoded by the coding sequence ATGCAGCGCGCGGGGCCCCGCTCCACGCCGACCGGGCCCGCGCGTCCTGAGCTCACGGGCTGCGGACCTACACTCGCGCACGTGAGCGACAGCAGCGCAGCACCTGACATCAAGCCCCGCAGCCGGGTCGTCACCGACGGCATCGAGGCGACCACCAGCCGGGGCATGCTCCGCGCCGTCGGGATGGGCGACGACGACTGGGTCAAGCCCCAGATCGGCATCGCCAGCTCCTGGAACGAGATCACCCCCTGCAACCTCTCGCTGGACCGTCTGGCGAAGGCAGCCAAGGAGGGCGTCCACTCCGGCGGGGGCTACCCGCTGCAGTTCGGCACCATCTCGGTCTCCGACGGCATCTCGATGGGCCACGAGGGCATGCACTTCTCCCTGGTCTCCCGCGAGGTCATCGCCGACTCGGTCGAGACCGTCATGATGGCGGAGCGCCTGGACGGCTCCGTCCTGCTCGCGGGCTGCGACAAGTCGCTGCCCGGCATGCTCATGGCCGCCGCCCGCCTCGACCTGGCCTCGGTGTTCCTCTACGCCGGCACCATCGCCCCCGGCTGGGTGAAGCTCAGCGACGGCACCGAGAAGGACGTCACCATCATCGACTCGTTCGAGGCGGTCGGGGCGTGCAAGGCCGGGACGATGAGCCTGGACGACCTGGGCCGCATCGAGCGGGCGATCTGCCCGGGCGAGGGGGCTTGCGGCGGCATGTACACCGCCAACACCATGGCCTCGGTGGCCGAGGCGCTGGGGATGAGCCTGCCCGGATCGGCCTCCCCGCCCTCGGCCGACCGTCGCCGGGACAACTTCGCGCACCTCTCCGGCGAGGCCGTCGTGGAGATGCTGCGCCGGGGGATCACCGCCCGGGACATCCTGACCAAGCCGGCCTTCGAGAACGCCATCGCCGTGGCCATGGCCCTCGGCGGCTCCACCAACGTGGTCCTGCACCTGCTCGCCATCGCCCGCGAGGCCGAGGTCGACCTGACCCTGGAGGACTTCAACCGGATCGGCGACAAGGTTCCGCACATCGGCAACCTGAAGCCGTTCGGCCGCTTCGTGATGAACGACGTGGACCGCAACGGGGGCATCCCCGTGGTGATGCGGGCCCTGCTGGACGCCGGCCTGCTGCACGGGGACGCCCTCACCGTGACCGGTCGCACCGTCGCCGAGAACCTGGCCTTGATCAACCCGCCGGACCCCGACGGCAGCGTGCTCCGGAAGCTGTCGGACCCGATCCACGCCACCGGCGGGATCAGCATCCTCACGGGCTCGCTCGCCCCCGAGGGTGCCGTGGTCAAGACGGCCGGCTTCGACCTCGACGTGTTCGAGGGACCCGCCCGGGTCTTCGAGCGCGAGCGCGCAGCCATGGACGCCCTGACCGCCGGCGAGATCCAGGCCGGCGACGTCGTGGTGATCCGCTACGAGGGGCCCAAGGGCGGACCGGGCATGCGGGAGATGCTGGCCATCACCGCGGCCATCAAGGGCGCGGGCCTGGGCAAGGACGTGCTCCTGCTCACCGACGGTCGCTTCTCCGGGGGCACCACGGGGCTGTGCATCGGCCACGTCGCCCCCGAGGCCGCCGACGGCGGGCCCATCGCCCTCGTCCAGGACGGCGACCGCGTCCGGGTGGTCGTGGCGGACAGGACGATCGACCTGCTCGTCGACGACGCGGAGCTGGACAGGCGTCGCGAGGGCTGGGCACCCCTGCCTCCCCGCTACACCCGCGGTGTGCTGGCCAAGTACGCCGCGCTGGTCGGCTCGGCGGCCCACGGCGCCGTCACGGGCTGA
- a CDS encoding DUF2469 domain-containing protein, whose translation MSAEELEKYETEMELSLYREYRDIVSQFTYVVETERRFYLANSVDVQPRNADGEVYFELKMTDAWVWDMYRPARFVKQVKVITFKDVNVEELDKPDLRLPEDGPFRG comes from the coding sequence ATGAGCGCTGAGGAGCTCGAGAAGTACGAGACCGAGATGGAGCTCAGCCTCTACCGCGAGTACCGCGACATCGTCAGCCAGTTCACCTACGTGGTGGAGACGGAGCGTCGGTTCTACCTGGCGAACTCCGTCGACGTGCAGCCGCGCAACGCTGACGGCGAGGTCTACTTCGAGCTGAAGATGACCGACGCCTGGGTCTGGGACATGTACCGACCCGCCCGGTTCGTCAAGCAGGTCAAGGTCATCACCTTCAAGGACGTCAACGTCGAGGAGCTCGACAAGCCCGACCTGCGACTGCCTGAGGACGGTCCCTTCCGCGGGTAG
- a CDS encoding YraN family protein, translating into MLGARGEQIAVEHLTGQGLVVLDRNWRCREGELDVVATDGATVVVVEVKTRTGTGYGTPEESVTPRKLARIRRVTQRWLSEHRVGWVEVRFDVVAVLVDRRTGTAQVTHLRGVF; encoded by the coding sequence GTGCTCGGCGCCCGCGGCGAGCAGATCGCCGTCGAGCACCTCACGGGACAAGGCCTGGTGGTCCTGGACCGCAACTGGCGCTGCCGTGAGGGCGAGCTCGACGTGGTCGCCACCGACGGGGCCACCGTCGTCGTGGTGGAGGTGAAGACGCGGACCGGGACCGGCTACGGCACCCCCGAGGAGTCCGTGACCCCCCGCAAGCTCGCCCGCATCCGTCGGGTCACGCAGCGCTGGCTCTCCGAGCACCGGGTGGGCTGGGTCGAGGTGCGCTTCGACGTGGTGGCCGTGCTGGTGGACCGCCGCACCGGTACCGCCCAGGTCACCCACCTGCGCGGGGTGTTCTGA
- a CDS encoding YifB family Mg chelatase-like AAA ATPase, with product MALGRAHSVAVAGVDGVLVEIEADLGQGLPGVHIVGLPDTALQESRDRVRAAVTNSGETWPSRRTTLALSPATLPKVGSVYDLALACAVLCAAGSVPQAPLAGAVLLGELALDGRLRPVRGVLPALLAARNAGWARAVVPADSLAEASLVHGIEVLGARRLLDVLVWARGFGDLLVPGPCVLPPEEDLVDLGDVVGQGEARWAVEVAAAGAHHLLLTGPPGTGKTMLAQRLPGLLPPLGEQDALEVTAIHSVAGLLTAERPLISRPAFVAPHHTSSVTALVGGGSGWARPGAVSRAHRGVLFLDECPEFGSRALEALRTPIEDGEVRIARRDGVARYPARFQLVLAANPCPCAPPRETECVCPPTARRRYLGRLSGPLLDRVDLRVRMRPLASAALTDATAEDSAAVRARVATAREAAALRWAEHGWRTNAEVPGPALRQRFRLGRAALVPLERALRTGDVTARGADRALRVAWTLSDLVGATAPGREQVGAALEFRDRRSV from the coding sequence ATGGCGCTCGGACGAGCGCACTCGGTGGCCGTCGCAGGGGTCGACGGCGTGCTCGTGGAGATCGAGGCCGACCTCGGTCAGGGGCTGCCCGGCGTGCACATCGTGGGCCTGCCCGACACGGCGCTGCAGGAGTCCCGCGACCGGGTGCGGGCGGCGGTGACGAACTCGGGCGAGACCTGGCCGTCGCGGCGCACGACCCTCGCGCTCTCGCCGGCGACCCTGCCCAAGGTCGGCTCGGTCTACGACCTGGCCCTCGCGTGCGCCGTGCTGTGCGCGGCCGGTTCCGTGCCGCAGGCGCCGCTGGCCGGGGCGGTGCTGCTCGGAGAGCTCGCGCTCGACGGGCGCCTTCGCCCGGTGCGTGGGGTGCTGCCCGCCCTGCTCGCCGCTCGCAACGCGGGGTGGGCGCGCGCGGTGGTGCCGGCCGACTCCCTCGCCGAGGCCTCGCTGGTGCACGGAATCGAGGTGCTGGGCGCTCGACGGCTGCTCGACGTGCTCGTCTGGGCACGGGGGTTCGGAGACCTGCTGGTGCCGGGGCCGTGCGTCCTGCCGCCCGAGGAGGACCTCGTCGACCTGGGCGACGTGGTGGGCCAGGGTGAGGCCCGCTGGGCGGTGGAGGTGGCCGCGGCCGGTGCGCACCACCTGCTGCTCACCGGCCCGCCGGGCACGGGCAAGACGATGCTGGCCCAGCGTCTGCCGGGCCTGCTGCCCCCGCTGGGTGAGCAGGACGCGCTGGAGGTCACGGCCATCCACTCCGTGGCGGGGTTGCTCACCGCGGAGCGACCGCTCATCTCCCGGCCGGCCTTCGTGGCCCCGCACCACACGAGCTCGGTGACGGCGCTGGTGGGGGGCGGCAGTGGCTGGGCGCGTCCGGGAGCGGTCAGCCGCGCCCACCGGGGGGTGCTGTTCCTCGACGAGTGCCCCGAGTTCGGCTCCCGGGCCCTGGAGGCGCTGCGCACCCCGATCGAGGACGGCGAGGTGCGCATCGCCCGGCGGGACGGCGTGGCGCGCTACCCGGCACGGTTCCAGCTGGTGCTCGCCGCCAACCCGTGTCCGTGCGCCCCGCCCCGGGAGACGGAGTGCGTGTGCCCGCCCACCGCGCGTCGCCGGTACCTCGGTCGGCTGTCCGGTCCGCTGCTCGACCGGGTGGACCTGCGGGTGCGGATGCGTCCGCTCGCCTCCGCCGCGCTCACCGACGCCACGGCCGAGGACTCCGCCGCCGTGCGGGCCCGGGTGGCCACCGCCCGGGAGGCCGCCGCACTGCGGTGGGCCGAGCACGGCTGGCGCACCAATGCCGAGGTTCCGGGTCCGGCCCTTCGCCAGCGCTTCCGCCTCGGCCGCGCCGCGCTCGTCCCGCTCGAGAGGGCCCTGCGGACCGGAGACGTCACCGCACGCGGAGCGGACCGGGCCCTGCGGGTGGCGTGGACGCTGAGCGACCTCGTCGGCGCCACTGCACCCGGCCGCGAACAGGTGGGCGCCGCGCTCGAGTTCCGCGACCGGCGGTCGGTGTGA